The nucleotide window TTGCAGTAattctttttcacaaatttttgtataattatgttACTGTCTGTTGGTTGTCGAGAACAATTAGAGGGGACAAAGAAAAGTATAACAGATAATAATACTATTACATATTTAACCAGGAAATTGATAGATTCTCTTAGATTAAGTAAAAGGCTTGTGTTTAGCTTCTGGTGAGCAAGAaaagaaggtttttttttttttaaattttggcaTCCTTTCCAGCCATGTAGAAAGCTTTTATACGTGTATTCATATATACCCCTGTTATTCCAAGTGCCCATAGGTCTTATTACTGGTTTATTGGCAGATATTTGATGGGCATAATGGTATATCAGCTGCCATATTTGCAAAGGAGAACTTGTTGAATAATGTCTTGAGTGCAATCCCTCAAGGCGCTAGTAGGGATGAGTGGCTTCAAGCCCTTCCTCGGGCGCTTGTTGCAGGTTTTGTAAAAACTGACATAGAATTTCAACAGAAAGGTATGTGTCAGTGTTCCTTTTATTTTCGTCCAAACTTTATTTTCTTGGCATGCTTATCTTTATGGTACAATGTTATTTACAGGTGAAACTTCTGGGACAACAGTGACATTTGTTGTGATTGATGGGTGGACTGTGACTGTTGCATCTGTCGGTGATTCTCGATGCATATTGGACACCCAGGGTGGTGTTGTTTCACTTTTAACTGTTGATCACAGACTGGAAGAGaatgaagaagagagagagcGTGTCACAGCAAGCGGGGGTGAAGTTGGAAGGCTGAATGTTTTTGGAGGCAATGAggtataaaaatttcatttaccagTACTATTCTTAGCCTAAAATTCTCGGGTCCATATTCTTTAGTCAACTTTCCCTTTTGAACTGGTCCAATCTCAATGTGGCTTATAGGTTGGCCCCCTACGTTGCTGGCCTGGGGGATTATGTCTTTCGAGGTCAATTGGTGACACAGATGTTGGAGAGTTCATTGTTCCAATACCACATGTTAAGCAAGTGAAGGTGAGCACTTTTGTTATTTTGGCTGAAGGTTTGTTGTGGTTTATATTCTCCAActcaatgtttaaaaaaaattatgtttctcAAATATATATTGTGTTTACTTAGCTTTCAAACGCTGGAGGGCGACTCATAATTGCTTCTGATGGTATATGGGATGCATTAGCTTCTGATATGGCAGCCAAGGCTTGCCGGGGTCTACCTGCGGAGCTTGCTGCCAAGCTGGTGGTTAAGGTTAGCACACTTTGATCCCTTCTTTTTCATCCAGGACAGTACTATTCTTTTTGGCTgcttgttaacttttttttttctctgtacTCAGGAGGCTCTGAGGTCAAGAGGCCTGAAGGATGATACAACCTGCTTGGTTGTTGATATTATACCATCCGACCATCCTGTCCCAGCTCCAACACCAAGGAAGAAACAGAATATGCTTAGTTCATTTATCTTTGGGAAGAAAGCTCAGGATTCTATGAACAAAGCATCAAATAAGCTCTCTGCTGTTGGAGTTGTGGAGGAAATATTTGAAGAGGGTTCGGCTATGCTTGCGGAAAGGTTTGACTTCCCCCGCATATGATGTAACAGcagtttgtatttttgtttcagTTTTCTATTCTTTTACCGATACATGCATGCATAGAGACGTAAATACATAGCTATGTGTGTAAAAaacttagttttaataaaagataaaaagacaTGCCACTAAACAAAGACAGAAATATGCACAGCTTGTGACtgcaaaatattaaaagttgatTTGAACCCGGTGTTGCCCAGAATGATTTTTTAATGATCAAACAGGAGACTTATGGAATGGATTCTAACTGGATAAACTACTAATTCAACTTGACTAGCTAAGAAGAGTTGCCTGATTAGGATATTCTCAATGAACTAGAAAGGACGGACTTAATGTaaagttttccaaattaatGTCCTTAATTTTTCTGCCGGCTTGCTCAATTCAGTAACAACCCTTTAATCGATGCAAGTGATGGAGTTATTTATAGAGAAGGAACCATTAGTTTTTTGAAGTGATATCTCTCAAAATTCTTTCTGTTTGTTGGTTTTGCAGGTTAGGTAAGGATTTTCCATTGAACAGTTCAGGTTTATTCAGATGTGCAGTCTGCCAAGTGGATCAACCACCCAGTGATGGCTCATCAGTAAACTCAGGGCCTTTTTTCTCACCTTCATCAAAACCATGGGAAGGACCCTTTCTCTGCGCTAATTGTCGGAGAAAGAAAGATGCCATGGAAGGAAAGAGGCCGAGCCGAGCAACAGTAATGACATATTAGTTATCCATTTAATAACAAAGTAAATATTGGTAAGTTTTTCCCTGGCAGTGTGAGCATGTTTGGTTTTTCCCGTTCCGGAGGTGATTTAATAGATATTTGTAAGAAATGAGGTAGAAATATAGAGAGTagatgctttttctttgttgttgtgGGATTTTG belongs to Mangifera indica cultivar Alphonso chromosome 2, CATAS_Mindica_2.1, whole genome shotgun sequence and includes:
- the LOC123208429 gene encoding probable protein phosphatase 2C 5, whose product is MSQSEVSRMKPPLVPLATLIGRELRNEKVEKPFVKFGQAALAKKGEDYFLIKPDCQRIPGNASTSFSVFAIFDGHNGISAAIFAKENLLNNVLSAIPQGASRDEWLQALPRALVAGFVKTDIEFQQKGETSGTTVTFVVIDGWTVTVASVGDSRCILDTQGGVVSLLTVDHRLEENEEERERVTASGGEVGRLNVFGGNEVGPLRCWPGGLCLSRSIGDTDVGEFIVPIPHVKQVKLSNAGGRLIIASDGIWDALASDMAAKACRGLPAELAAKLVVKEALRSRGLKDDTTCLVVDIIPSDHPVPAPTPRKKQNMLSSFIFGKKAQDSMNKASNKLSAVGVVEEIFEEGSAMLAERLGKDFPLNSSGLFRCAVCQVDQPPSDGSSVNSGPFFSPSSKPWEGPFLCANCRRKKDAMEGKRPSRATVMTY